The genome window ATGTTTCTAATACTTATAAATATGGTGTATTTGTTTGAAGTTTTTTGTGATTCAAATGAATTAATGGATAGGATTAGGGAGATATACTACAGGGaatacttttcatttcatttcactcTCCCTGGTATTGCATCACGATTTGTTACTCTTTTTTTATGActgctacaaaaaaaaaattgtacagcAATTATTGCTTAGAACTGTACAGAACGTACTTTGAAAGCTTTTCTCTGACAACCAGAAATGCTAATCAAATTTGAGAAGTAAGATTATTCCCTGTACGGAACTGGAAAAAATGTTGGGAACTCTGAGcagtaataatacatgtatctcagcAATCTTAGCAATAATcaatgtatgtgtgtgtacCTTCTGAAAAAaagcaatcaataaatcaaatcaatcaatcaaatcaatcaatcgatcaatcaacaaagcaatcaatcaatctaaaaatcaattaatcaatcaacatttcaatcaatcaataaatatcaacaaatcaatcaatcaatcaatcaatcaatcaacaaaacAATCAATCTTTCTATCAAGCaatcaataaaacaagaaatcaacaaatcaatcaatcattaatcAACAACACAATCTTTCTATCAATCAATTTATCAATCATTCAACCAACCAACTAATCAATCAAAGCAATCAAtccatcaaccaatcaatcaactgACCAATAAATCAAtctttcaatcaattttaatttaccaatcaatcaatgattAATCAACCAAggaatcaaccaaccaatcaatcaatggatcaatcaatttatcaaccaatcaatcaatttatcaaccaatcaatcaatttatcaaccaatcaaataacagaccaaaaaatcaatcaatcaatcaaatcaatcaatcattcaatcgaATCACAGACCAagaaatcaatcaatatatcaatcaatcaatcaaacagaCAATCAACCAACCAGCTAATCAACGAACCAAACAAGCCTTACCCTTATTCCGTTCCTCTTTGCCGCACCTTGTAGAAAGAGTTCAACCAAATTACCCAAGGCACCAAAAACCCTGACGTCAACGCCTCCTCTCTGAGACATCACTgtcctgttaaaaaaaaaggaaaacaaaataaaccacCAATTCAGACATTGAATTATTTGAAGCCCTATTCCACCCAACTTCATTCATCAATAAGCAGGTTGAGCAAGTTCCTTTCCTCCctacattgtttatttatattttttctttgaggAATGAATAGAAATATAGAGTGTTTCTTTATTAGTTAGAAATTTGTCAAGTTTGTGTCGAAAACACTGATTTTGGTGTTTCAACATTGTTACAAAATTCAAGATTCAAATATTCAGATTTTAGTAGTAAAAGTAACTACTGCAATAGAAATAAGAGCAAAATAAATGCCTTCTCAAGGTATTTAATCTGGTATTAAATGGGGACAGAATGGCAAGATGACCAAAAGCTAAATTTATCTCCCAGTATTTTATTCGAGAAAAAATGGAgccattttatacatgtacatgtagctagctACACAAAAACATTCTCTTCCATTAACATAGCCTTTTTCTTGTCCACCTTCCCTTTCATTTCTGCTAATTTTTTGTTTGATCATCTGAAAAGCAAGGGGGAGTGGGTCTACCATGTCCCCCTACTGTGCCTGGCTGCCTGCCCCTCATCATCTTCATACAATATGCCACTAATATGCTTTTTACACAAGCATATTATAGGCGAGGCTAAATCGCCATTTAGCCTCACCTAAAGTACAGGGATAAAGGAAAAAGTAGTAGAAAAGGCTAGTTGctgcaaacaattatttcatgagaaagtccaGGTTACAAAtgtaattgtcaaaatattatcatacatctagatctggtacataaatgtaaacttatctttgtaaaatcatgaaatcttagctcaaaaccgataattctgatcagcaataacacagaaaagcatatgtgggacagtgtactagtattgcttcaaaacatatacccaacatttgatggaattccatgcttattttactcatttctcagcaattacgcaatttcttccagagcttTTTGgtacatattatttatttatacatacaaacactttgatggtaatttaattggattctgttcgaactcatttcaagatcattaccacaactggtatttatctttaagctTCTAAGccaactttctttttacacagcgtTTTTGCACAGAGGCCtaaccccacctatagtacgggattatttggccctgcaagaTAGCAGGGTTATCCAAGCGATTGCAGTGCCAAGTAGTGAAAGTCTGGTGTTACGATCACTAATATAAAACAGAAACCCCGGCTAAGCCAAGGACAGTGCTCAATTTATGCCCTCGGGGCAAAGGAGCCAGCATTGTCGTCCAATCAGAGATAAGCACTCATAAATGGCTACCACTAGTGATCGAAGGTTTACTAAATTTAGTTTGAGATAGAGGCAGAAAATCTGGcttgtgtgaaaaggaaaacatTTTAGTAAGGGGTTAAGGATAGCACAGGGTTAGCGAAAGTacagaaattccagtagttgcagtaaacactgatttcatgagaaagtctgtaaaaccaggcttaattgtcagtatatcatcgaggatctagatctggtacagttacataaactgaactttgtgaaatcttgaaatctacgctgaaaaatgtccagactgaacttccccaacacagataagcgcacgtgggactgtgtataattattgctttgagcgtcgggcccgacgctctacccgaatcctgtgcttatttgctgatttctcagcaattacacaatttcttccagaatcctttggcacatgcgttttatttatacaaacagacactttggtggtcatttcattggattctgtacgaactcattttgatatcgttaccaaaactagcatttacctttaagaaaAACTTGTGTAAAGAGCATATAATTGACGTTTATCATCTATCAAACATCAATCTTACCAATGTCTTGAATCCTTGCTCCTCTGTACTTCCGACTCCTCCCACGCCTGGGCGTATTCATACCATGTTATATTCCTGCTCTTTATCGTCAGCGTCTCCTTCTTGTGGTCAAACCAGCATTCTTCGCCCAAGAGGATCGCATCTTTATTGAAGACCGGTATCTGTGAGAAACGATGTAATGAAATATCCTCCACTCTTAAAGCATGTCTTAAAAAACCTTTGATAAaggaacaatattaataattattattatctaactTTACATTTATTTAATGAAGTGGTCAACTATCTTCATTCATCCATTAAATTTCTTTGTGAACATTTAAATTGTGATCTGTTTTACAATAAAAGTGACCTCTATTTGGGCCCGTTGAGCATAAGTACAACTGTATAATCTTAGAGTGATTGGATCAGAAAGCAGACTGagaatatcctgaaattttcacaGCCCATTCTATTCTTAAAAAGTATAAATaaccaaaaaatatgaaaaattttgtttgttttttactgGGCAGCTGATCAAAATAGATCCAGTAAGACACATTTTGtatcatttatatataaatattgtttACTTTATAATAATCTAGTAATTATTTGGAATGGTGACATGGTCTTTTGGGAGAAttgttgaattttcaaaaaatactcagagctacatgtacttgcTCACCCTTTTGAGGATTGATGGCATAATATTCCTGCATACCATCACTCTCTTCCAGTACTCCACATCATCCTTCCTATCTGGAATAAAAGAGATCCACGAGAAAATGTAAGAAATAAAATACTTCATTTTGTtcttggctcagtcggtaacgcgtctgcccgtcgaaccaaagattgtgggttcgagtccatcccgggcggatgactgaagccagtgcgttgtgtgaaaacttctctcccatgtttcatagatgcaggctatgttacaatggaaaacactccgtctcTCCgttaggacgttaaatggaggccccgtgtagaagagagtcaccacctttgcacctTAAGAACCCAACGCAATATTCGTATAATAAAGAGTAGGGGGAAatcccggtgtagtggtccacctgcgctccccccaatcagttatcgggaggagagacctgcaggTCATattgattcagttcgcttttcgcctcccaggcacaggtgatcGATCgatgccaaacaaataataataatttgcagGGGAGTGGTCAGATTATTTATTGCATGAGGGTGGATTGATCTCCTTTTTGGtgcttggttgtagaacttcaTTTTACAACCAAGCaccaaaaaggagaaaaggaagaaaaggaaagggaaaagtgtgatATGATGCTATAaatctgtatattttttatgtcaaaatatatcacaaagtattttcatgaaattattctATTCAATATAGATACAAAAAAGTTAGTTACAAAAAATATTACTGAGGGTAGAATTAGCAAATCAACGTGTATGAAAACCTGCCTGAAGTTTTTGTAAACAGTTCATTGGtctattttgatatttcaaactATTCTATTCCATATTCTATTCTAATAGTCAAATGAAACAAGCATTCTTTTCAACTGAATTAGTATCCTTCACCTTTAAATCAGATGTAATCTTATTCTTCCTCTACAGTAAAGAAGTTCAAACACTGTCTCAGGTTATAGGTTTAGAAAATCAGTATCAgaataaattttcacaaataataaattcataaattatacaaagaaaaatgatgataatgatgtaatggtatagtggttaagactcttatctttcaatctgagggacgtgtgTTCAGTTCCCAGCCATAGCATGATTTTCTTGTTTAACAAGAAAATTACccgcattgtgctgcactccatccaggtgaggtgaatgggtatcgGCAgaaaataattcctcaaaaagctgtgagcaccggaatcggtaaACAAGCGTTGCCGGGTTATATGGGAGTGCCTTGAgctgagcacctagcaaggcggatacgtgcgctatataaatcctattattttactttcattttttatcctATTCCATTATTGAGAAGTGGTTATAGGTAACAAACATCAACAATAACAGCTCTATTCATCTGTCCTTCAAATGAATCTCTAGATTTACATTTCAGAATCCGAATACAGAATTTggccctttctttttttaacaaaaaaaaaagagatttccaGCTACAGAGTTTGGCCTTTCCTATGTTTTAAAAATAGGAGAGATTTCAAGCGATGTTTCAAAGCTTGTGAAACCAAATTATctcatatatttaaaaaaataatactttggCTATTGC of Lytechinus pictus isolate F3 Inbred unplaced genomic scaffold, Lp3.0 scaffold_361, whole genome shotgun sequence contains these proteins:
- the LOC135159723 gene encoding PRELI domain-containing protein 2-like yields the protein MVFEVVLNHVYKFPLDLVIHTHLTKYPNKKMDVLEVRLEEYRHDRKDDVEYWKRVMVCRNIMPSILKRIPVFNKDAILLGEECWFDHKKETLTIKSRNITWYEYAQAWEESEVQRSKDSRHWTVMSQRGGVDVRVFGALGNLVELFLQGAAKRNGIRAIKHMEDLMIARSRSKDAGNMAAS